One part of the Georgfuchsia toluolica genome encodes these proteins:
- the parC gene encoding DNA topoisomerase IV subunit A, giving the protein MTSDTPDLFDSLPPQPPVLPATMDDGVLPLDSYAEQAYLAYAMSVVRSRALPQVEDGMKPVQRRILYAMHEMRLAASAKHVKSARVVGDVIGKYHPHGDTSVYDAMVRVAQDFSLRYPLVDGQGNFGSRDGDGAAAMRYTECRLTPIAELLLAEIDRGTVDFAPNYDGAFKEPTLLPARLPFVLMNGASGIAVGMATEIPPHNLREVAEAAKLLIRKPEAALEEVLTVLPGPDFPGGGQLISTPGDIREAYAGGRGSLRMRARWKVEDLARGQWRIVINELPHGISTAQVLSEIEGLTNPQPRLGKKEVSQEQKNLKQLVLGVLESVRDESSDKAAVRIVLEPRSSKISQDEFMAVLLAHTSLEAGVSLNLTMIGRDGRPQQKDLLKILHEWIDFRFVTVERRTQHRLGEVERRIHILEGRMTAFLKIDEVIKVIRNSDEPKLDLIWKFHLTEVQAEDILEIRLRQLARLEGIKIEGELNELREEEGQLRLLLESRKELTKQILKEISEDAKQFGDERRTLLETVAPVTIAEVAIPDEPVTVIVSKNGWVRSRQGHGIDPNSISYKSGDYPFFVAESRTVQPLVLLDSKGRAYSLRVADLPGGRGDGVPITTLVELQDGAKLSQVIADVPETKYLFAGSGGYGFVATVGDLISRQKAGKAFMSLDDGELPLKPAKVAGGTLNAITANGRLLLFPLAEMPEMSKGRGNKIIELDKKDALAAVLVNYGNTLTVEGAGRGGKETKTHIDGVALDPYRGKRANKGQFIDSKIKPAGLG; this is encoded by the coding sequence ATGACTTCTGATACCCCCGACCTCTTCGACAGCCTGCCTCCCCAGCCACCGGTGCTACCGGCAACGATGGACGATGGCGTGTTACCGCTCGACAGCTACGCCGAGCAGGCTTATCTCGCCTATGCCATGAGCGTGGTGCGCTCACGCGCGCTGCCGCAGGTCGAAGACGGCATGAAGCCGGTGCAGCGCCGCATCCTCTACGCCATGCACGAGATGCGGCTGGCCGCCTCCGCCAAGCATGTGAAAAGCGCGCGCGTGGTCGGCGACGTGATCGGCAAGTATCACCCGCACGGCGACACCAGCGTCTATGACGCCATGGTACGCGTGGCGCAGGACTTCAGTTTGCGCTATCCGCTGGTCGACGGCCAGGGCAATTTCGGTTCGCGCGACGGCGACGGCGCGGCGGCGATGCGCTATACCGAATGCCGGCTGACACCGATCGCCGAACTGCTGCTGGCGGAGATCGACCGCGGCACGGTCGATTTTGCGCCCAACTACGACGGCGCCTTCAAGGAACCGACGCTGCTGCCGGCACGCCTGCCCTTCGTGTTGATGAACGGCGCTTCGGGGATTGCCGTTGGCATGGCGACCGAAATTCCGCCGCACAATCTGCGCGAAGTGGCCGAGGCGGCGAAGCTGCTGATCAGGAAACCGGAGGCCGCGCTGGAAGAGGTATTGACGGTACTGCCCGGACCGGATTTTCCCGGTGGCGGACAACTGATTTCCACGCCGGGAGATATCCGCGAAGCCTATGCCGGCGGTCGCGGCTCGCTGCGCATGCGCGCACGCTGGAAGGTCGAGGATCTGGCACGCGGCCAATGGCGCATCGTCATCAATGAACTGCCGCATGGCATATCAACCGCACAGGTGCTGTCGGAAATCGAGGGATTAACCAATCCGCAACCGCGCCTCGGCAAGAAGGAAGTCTCGCAGGAACAGAAGAACCTCAAGCAGCTCGTGCTCGGCGTGCTCGAATCGGTACGCGACGAATCGAGCGACAAGGCAGCGGTACGCATCGTGCTGGAGCCGCGCAGTTCGAAGATTTCGCAGGACGAATTTATGGCCGTGCTGCTGGCCCACACCAGCCTCGAAGCCGGCGTTTCGCTCAACCTGACCATGATCGGCCGCGATGGCCGGCCGCAGCAGAAGGATCTGCTGAAGATATTGCACGAATGGATCGACTTCCGCTTCGTCACCGTCGAGCGACGTACGCAGCATCGTCTGGGCGAGGTCGAACGCCGCATCCATATCCTCGAAGGACGCATGACGGCCTTCCTCAAGATCGACGAAGTGATCAAGGTGATCCGCAATTCCGACGAACCCAAGCTCGACCTGATCTGGAAATTTCACCTCACCGAGGTTCAGGCCGAGGACATCCTCGAAATCCGCCTGCGCCAATTGGCGCGACTCGAAGGCATCAAGATCGAAGGCGAACTCAACGAACTGCGCGAGGAAGAAGGCCAGCTCAGGCTGCTGCTGGAAAGCCGCAAGGAACTGACCAAACAGATCCTCAAGGAAATCAGCGAGGATGCCAAACAATTCGGCGACGAGCGCCGCACGCTGCTCGAAACCGTCGCCCCGGTGACGATTGCCGAAGTCGCCATCCCGGATGAACCGGTGACCGTGATCGTATCGAAGAACGGCTGGGTGCGTTCGCGCCAGGGCCATGGCATCGATCCCAACAGCATCAGCTACAAGAGCGGCGACTACCCCTTCTTCGTCGCCGAATCGCGCACCGTGCAACCGCTGGTGCTGCTCGACAGCAAGGGCCGCGCCTACAGCCTGCGCGTCGCCGACCTGCCCGGCGGCCGTGGCGACGGCGTGCCGATCACCACGCTGGTCGAATTGCAGGACGGCGCCAAGCTGTCACAGGTCATTGCCGATGTGCCGGAAACCAAATACCTGTTCGCGGGCAGCGGCGGCTACGGCTTCGTCGCTACGGTCGGCGACCTCATCTCGCGGCAGAAAGCCGGCAAGGCTTTCATGTCGCTGGACGACGGCGAGCTACCGCTGAAGCCGGCGAAGGTTGCCGGCGGCACGCTCAACGCCATCACCGCCAACGGCCGCCTGCTGCTGTTCCCACTCGCCGAAATGCCGGAAATGAGCAAGGGCCGCGGTAACAAGATCATCGAACTCGACAAGAAGGACGCGCTGGCGGCAGTGCTGGTGAACTACGGCAACACCCTGACCGTCGAAGGCGCCGGCCGCGGCGGCAAGGAAACGAAGACCCACATCGACGGCGTGGCACTGGATCCCTACCGCGGCAAACGCGCCAACAAGGGCCAGTTCATCGACAGCAAGATCAAGCCGGCGGGGTTGGGATAG
- a CDS encoding B12-binding domain-containing radical SAM protein, whose protein sequence is MSKTVRSVLYIRLPVWKIWPGGVVYLSDFIHKQRPDVRQEILDLALIEPSQRQAKLRERLLELRPDVVAFSWRNMQTFGPHPENDALDVVMDFEFAKNPLRRIKAAWAATRIIWDYATMRLQNFAYLRLARRLLPDVRLMVGGTAVSIFGKYIARKCPNDTVVVVGEGEEAMLSIVDGFIKPAGHHWYKDRSGALIHNPAEENFDLAKLTAVDFRYIESIFPGFRDYLGEVIGVHTKRGCPFQCNFCLYNKIEGARQRYRDPVEVAKEVESLSKNYGVKHIWFTDAQFCSTKRSTQHVEQVLDEMIARQVKVRWTGYLRLNHLTPSIAAKMLQTGIESIDLSFTGTQDVIDSLTLGYNLEQQMDAFRMFKDAGHTDQQIKLYMPLNAPGETPRTLLATIAKIRELYEMFGRDNVLPFIFFIGVQPGTPIEKRLIAEGYLSANYDPLTLNPFTIKKLLYNPPPLGRMIGRAYLEALEMRGVADDYIGRATMEIIERKLSNSTPGSDTPAPVIARTGAFMEAEGS, encoded by the coding sequence ATGTCAAAAACCGTCCGTTCCGTCCTGTATATACGCCTGCCCGTGTGGAAAATCTGGCCCGGTGGCGTGGTGTATCTGTCCGACTTCATCCACAAGCAGCGGCCGGACGTGCGCCAGGAGATTCTTGATCTGGCGCTGATCGAACCCAGCCAGCGTCAAGCCAAGTTGCGCGAGCGCCTGCTGGAACTGCGCCCCGACGTGGTCGCCTTTTCCTGGCGCAATATGCAGACCTTCGGCCCGCATCCGGAAAACGATGCGCTCGATGTGGTCATGGATTTCGAATTTGCCAAAAACCCATTGCGGCGAATCAAGGCGGCCTGGGCTGCGACCCGCATCATCTGGGACTACGCGACGATGCGGCTGCAGAATTTCGCCTATCTCAGGCTGGCGCGGCGTCTGCTGCCCGATGTGCGCCTGATGGTGGGTGGCACCGCAGTATCGATTTTCGGCAAGTACATCGCCCGCAAATGTCCCAACGATACCGTCGTCGTGGTCGGCGAGGGCGAGGAGGCGATGCTCTCGATCGTCGACGGCTTTATCAAACCCGCCGGTCATCACTGGTACAAGGATCGTTCCGGCGCGCTGATCCATAATCCCGCCGAGGAGAACTTCGACCTGGCGAAACTGACCGCGGTCGATTTCCGCTACATCGAATCGATCTTTCCCGGATTCCGCGATTACCTCGGCGAGGTCATCGGCGTGCATACCAAGCGCGGCTGCCCGTTCCAATGTAATTTCTGTCTGTATAACAAGATCGAGGGCGCCCGCCAGCGCTACCGCGACCCGGTGGAAGTGGCCAAGGAAGTGGAGTCGCTGAGCAAGAACTACGGCGTCAAGCACATCTGGTTCACCGATGCCCAGTTCTGTTCGACCAAACGTAGCACGCAGCATGTCGAGCAAGTCCTCGACGAAATGATCGCGCGCCAGGTCAAGGTGCGCTGGACCGGTTACTTGCGCCTCAACCACCTGACGCCCTCCATCGCCGCCAAGATGCTGCAGACCGGGATCGAGAGCATCGATCTGTCCTTCACGGGCACGCAGGATGTGATCGACAGCCTGACACTCGGCTACAACCTGGAACAACAAATGGACGCGTTCCGCATGTTCAAGGATGCCGGCCACACCGACCAGCAGATCAAGCTCTACATGCCCCTCAACGCGCCAGGCGAGACACCGCGGACGCTGCTGGCCACCATCGCCAAGATTCGTGAACTGTATGAGATGTTCGGCCGCGACAACGTCCTGCCCTTCATTTTCTTCATCGGCGTGCAGCCCGGCACGCCAATCGAAAAGCGGCTGATCGCTGAAGGCTATCTGTCGGCCAATTACGATCCGCTCACGCTCAATCCCTTCACCATCAAGAAGCTGCTCTACAATCCGCCGCCGTTGGGCCGAATGATCGGCCGCGCCTATCTTGAAGCCCTCGAAATGCGCGGCGTCGCCGACGATTACATCGGCCGGGCGACGATGGAGATCATTGAACGCAAGCTCAGCAACAGCACACCGGGAAGCGATACTCCTGCGCCGGTTATTGCGAGAACGGGCGCATTCATGGAAGCCGAGGGCAGTTAG
- a CDS encoding CZB domain-containing protein: MGWVRRVLRCAVLGTPPSDDVLDPLAHSLCRFGRWFALNKRNLEKLDAQKMQRLDIVHQNMHDAIRAICTEMLAGRGGNSADLDVFEQTQSELVNLLAELKTRVLANAARHDPPT, encoded by the coding sequence ATGGGTTGGGTGCGCCGTGTTTTGCGATGTGCCGTGCTGGGCACCCCGCCCAGCGACGATGTGCTCGATCCCTTGGCTCACTCTCTATGCCGCTTCGGTCGCTGGTTTGCGTTGAACAAGCGGAATTTAGAGAAACTCGATGCGCAAAAGATGCAAAGGCTCGATATCGTACATCAAAACATGCATGACGCCATTCGGGCAATCTGCACAGAAATGCTGGCCGGTCGGGGAGGGAACAGCGCCGATCTGGACGTCTTTGAACAGACGCAATCAGAACTTGTCAATTTGTTGGCAGAGCTCAAGACCAGGGTTCTGGCAAACGCCGCGCGCCACGATCCACCAACTTGA